The Lycium barbarum isolate Lr01 chromosome 12, ASM1917538v2, whole genome shotgun sequence genome includes a region encoding these proteins:
- the LOC132623965 gene encoding BTB/POZ domain-containing protein At3g19850-like, translating into MPDLCDLQIHVNGQQTFFLHEKVFSRFCGKLRKIIKEEKRTSQIRKSGIVIDDFPGGAEGFELVSRFCYNNGIITITASNVSLLHCCAVSLGMTEKVSSCNLLHQSETYLEGLFNWSRQDILTSLKACESFFSFADSCGLIQKLINSLLAKIAQNSDVFASSSSSSSSADRRTRTPSSSFSSANKSAWWFEDMTILSPSTIEQFLKTLGAFGSDNNNLVLTRFVLHYLKTSAHNNNLIISRSEYTGLADTAVHGVVLMGKTSFSCRSLFWVLRIVSGFGLSRECRAGLEKLIGGLLDQATLDDLLICGHNGDAYDVNIVLRLIRLFVHRDSKILCVPRMMKLGRLIDKYLREIAPDQSLKISKFLGVAESLPDYARESFDGVYRAIDIYLESHPALPLEERSRLCRCLNYDKLSLEACKDLAKNPRIPPRIAVQALASQGSSLPTANFVKEKDAKKKTSISKKPHQMVLYKKNKSRDSASASDHHDQSLDEEDAESEHMRLNLQRMQWKVVELEKVCREMKGQMLRMVKTGAMVPPPHTRSLPRLC; encoded by the exons ATGCCAGACCTTTGTGATCTGCAAATCCATGTCAATGGCCAACAAACATTCTTCCTGCATGAG AAAGTATTTTCCAGATTCTGTGGGAAGTTGAGGAAGATAATAAAGGAAGAGAAAAGGACAAGTCAGATAAGAAAATCAGGAATAGTGATTGATGATTTCCCAGGTGGTGCTGAAGGCTTTGAATTGGTTTCAAGATTTTGTTACAACAATGGCATCATCACAATCACTGCCTCAAATGTGTCACTCCTCCATTGTTGTGCAGTGTCTCTTGGGATGACTGAGAAAGTGTCTTCTTGCAATCTCTTGCATCAAAGTGAGACATATCTTGAAGGATTGTTTAATTGGTCACGGCAAGATATTCTGACATCTCTCAAAGCTTGTGAATCATTCTTCTCATTTGCAGATTCTTGTGGACTAATCCAGAAGCTCATTAATTCACTTCTTGCAAAGATTGCTCAGAATTCTGACGTCTTTGCTTCATCCTCTTCATCTTCCTCTTCTGCAGATAGGCGAACGCGTaccccttcttcttctttttcttcagcAAACAAATCAGCTTGGTGGTTTGAGGATATGACCATTTTATCCCCAAGTACCATAGAGCAGTTCCTCAAGACTTTAGGAGCATTTGGGAGTGACAACAACAACTTAGTCCTCACAAGATTTGTCCTTCATTACTTGAAAACATCAGCACATAACAACAATCTGATAATTTCAAGATCAGAGTACACTGGTCTAGCAGATACAGCAGTTCATGGAGTGGTTTTGATGGGAAAGACATCATTTTCTTGCAGAAGCCTGTTTTGGGTATTGAGAATTGTTTCTGGATTTGGGCTTAGCAGAGAGTGTAGGGCTGGATTGGAGAAATTAATAGGGGGATTGCTTGATCAAGCAACCTTAGATGATCTGCTAATATGCGGTCATAATGGGGAtgcttatgatgttaatattgtGCTGAGATTGATAAGATTGTTTGTTCATCGTGACTCTAAAATTTTATGTGTACCAAGAATGATGAAACTTGGAAGGTTGATAGATAAGTACTTGAGAGAGATAGCACCTGACCAAAGCCTAAAAATCTCAAAGTTCCTCGGGGTAGCAGAGAGCCTACCAGATTATGCAAGGGAGAGCTTTGATGGGGTCTACAGAGCCATTGATATCTATCTTGAG TCTCATCCAGCCCTTCCTTTAGAAGAAAGATCAAGACTATGCAGATGTCTCAACTATGACAAGCTAAGCCTTGAAGCATGCAAAGACCTAGCCAAAAACCCCAGAATCCCACCAAGAATTGCAGTTCAGGCACTTGCTTCTCAGGGTTCAAGTCTCCCGACGGCGAATTTTGTGAAGGAAAAAGATGCAAAAAAGAAGACGAGCATCAGTAAAAAACCTCATCAAATGGTTTTGTACAAGAAAAATAAAAGTCGTGACAGCGCTAGTGCTAGTGATCATCATGATCAGAGCTTAGATGAAGAAGATGCAGAGAGTGAGCATATGAGACTAAATCTGCAAAGAATGCAATGGAAAGTTGTGGAATTGGAGAAAGTTTGTAGGGAGATGAAAGGCCAAATGTTAAGAATGGTCAAAACTGGGGCAATGGTTCCCCCTCCTCACACTAGATCTTTACCTAGGCTTTGTTGA